In Primulina eburnea isolate SZY01 chromosome 3, ASM2296580v1, whole genome shotgun sequence, one DNA window encodes the following:
- the LOC140827797 gene encoding germacrene A synthase-like — MAQISKDMVRPKDNFAPSLWGDQFLKFTCDNEITEKYSKEIDLLKDEVKINLKNPESEMVDTMNLIDKLERLGISYHFEDEVEQKLEQYFGLNTNYEDEAYDLNTVSLHFRLFRQHGLHLTSEIFNKFRDSAGKFDESLKTDVKGLLSLYEAAHLRKHNEDILDDALVFTTECLKSMAPNLKPPLKKQVEHALMQPLHFGYQRFESYHYISVYEDDEYSRDEPLLQFAKLDYNAVQMMHKQELCELSRWWRELNLLSKLPYARDRLVECYFWTVGTYHLPRYSRGRVMLAKIIKMLSLIDDTFDAYGTIEELEAFTMAIRRWDFKEADLLPKYMKPLYTAILKLYGEFKEELATEERSYVVDYTINALKEQVRSYNVEAKWFIEGYSPPFSEYLSNALTTASYHFLSNGSLMGMDFATRREFEWLNMMPRMLRACQEICRLVDDIATYKIEKGRGQKSTGIDCYIKENGVTMEEAINKIDEMVVAAWKDINDNFKKPFPCSKEVLLIILNFTRIIDVAYKNYEDGYTEPEKVLKPLIVAMFVEPFKIQTF; from the exons ATGGCTCAAATTTCAAAAGATATGGTTCGCCCAAAAGACAACTTTGCTCCAAGCCTATGGGGCGATCAGTTCTTGAAGTTTACATGTGATAATGAG ATAACAGAAAAATATTCCAAGGAAATTGATTTGTTGAAAGATGAGGTGAAGATTAATTTGAAAAATCCAGAGAGTGAAATGGTGGACACCATGAATTTGATCGATAAACTCGAACGCCTAGGCATATCTTATCACTTTGAAGACGAAGTTGAACAAAAATTGGAGCAATATTTTGGTCTGAATACAAATTACGAAGATGAAGCCTATGACTTAAACACAGTTTCACTTCATTTTAGATTATTCAGGCAACATGGACTTCACTTAACTTCTG AAATTTTTAACAAATTCAGAGATAGCGCTGGAAAATTCGATGAGTCACTTAAAACTGATGTCAAGGGCTTGTTGAGCTTGTATGAAGCAGCACATTTGAGAAAGCACAATGAAGATATACTCGACGATGCACTTGTTTTCACAACTGAGTGTCTCAAGTCTATGGCCCCAAATCTCAAACCACCCCTCAAGAAACAAGTCGAACATGCCCTCATGCAACCGTTACATTTTGGGTATCAAAGATTTGAGTCATACCATTACATCTCTGTCTATGAAGATGATGAATATTCTAGAGATGAACCGCTTCTCCAGTTTGCCAAATTAGACTATAATGCAGTGCAAATGATGCATAAACAAGAACTCTGTGAACTCTCAAG GTGGTGGAGAGAGCTTAACCTTTTGTCTAAACTTCCTTATGCTAGAGATAGACTTGTTGAGTGCTATTTTTGGACTGTGGGAACATATCATTTGCCTAGGTATTCTCGTGGTCGAGTCATGCTGGCGAAAATAATCAAAATGTTATCTTTAATCGATGATACATTTGATGCTTATGGTACAATTGAAGAACTAGAGGCCTTTACTATGGCAATTCGAAG GTGGGATTTTAAAGAGGCTGATCTACTACCGAAGTATATGAAACCACTCTATACCGCCATCTTGAAACTCTACGGAGAATTTAAGGAAGAATTAGCAACAGAAGAAAGATCTTATGTTGTAGATTATACCATAAATGCA TTGAAAGAACAAGTGAGGAGCTACAATGTCGAGGCCAAGTGGTTTATTGAAGGTTATTCACCACCATTTTCCGAGTACCTTAGCAATGCTCTAACAACTGCCAGTTACCACTTTCTTTCGAATGGATCATTAATGGGAATGGATTTTGCCACTAGGAGGGAGTTCGAATGGCTAAATATGATGCCAAGGATGCTTAGAGCATGCCAAGAAATTTGTAGATTAGTCGATGATATTGCTACATACAAG ATTGAGAAAGGAAGAGGCCAAAAATCCACCGGCATCGACTGCtacattaaagaaaatggtgtGACAATGGAAGAGGCAATAAATAAGATTGATGAAATGGTTGTAGCTGCATGGAAGGACATTAATGATAATTTCAAGAAACCATTTCCGTGTTCGAAAGAGGTCCTTTTGATAATCCTTAACTTCACAAGGATTATAGATGTAGCATACAAGAACTATGAAGATGGTTATACTGAACCGGAAAAGGTTTTAAAACCCCTCATCGTTGCCATGTTTGTTGAACCCTTTAAGATTCAGACATTTTAA
- the LOC140827798 gene encoding uncharacterized protein, with the protein MDPFRAYAATLLSILSIFQVGFGDVLFLDSPTRDYFRRSPDQTTTFSPSEVGAAASVLLGFPPSSILTAASSLKLNEVLMPNPFNRPRAVLMLEVTGAEGTQLNLDSDNSAFSGALGIKVVGDEQRVDIQLPGEDEASLVSLNEVSSDSECSDKELADFASWLGGSYVEDASRPLNGEFAVPLANGASLILYMSKRADREYTMNLFSLIYNIRRAMELHEVLSKRDQSPAELIIGKFVGIKAFQDYYDGESIAQNGLELFVTSISKIFDSLQAAYQGQICGVIVLGGPTTSKLETMFHVKIASRASTRWLEETEASADPSKIAEVVFVRKTLAWITGIILLIATLFGIYFLMNMPLTKDTLLYANVKLD; encoded by the exons ATGGATCCATTCAGAGCTTATGCTGCCACCCTTTTATCGATTCTCTCTATTTTCCAG GTTGGTTTTGGGGATGTGCTTTTCCTCGACAGCCCAACTCGGGATTATTTTCGCCGTTCGCCTGATCAG ACAACCACATTCTCGCCCTCTGAAGTTGGTGCTGCCGCATCTGTGTTGCTTGGCTTTCCACCTTCTTCGATCCTTACTGCTGCTAGCTCATTGAAG TTGAACGAGGTGCTTATGCCCAACCCGTTTAATAGGCCTCGTGCTGTATTGATGCTTGAAGTTACAGGAGCTGAAG GAACTCAACTTAATTTGGATTCAGACAACTCTGCATTTAGTGGTGCTCTTGGGATCAAGGTTGTGGGTGATGAACAAAGGGTGGACATTCAGCTTCCAG GTGAAGATGAAGCATCATTGGTGTCCTTGAACGAAGTATCAAGTGATTCTGAATGTTCAGATAAAGAGCTAGCTGATTTT GCTTCTTGGTTGGGTGGATCGTATGTTGAGGATGCATCCAGACCATTGAATGGGGAGTTTGCTGTCCCCTTGGCTAATGGCGCCTCTTTGATACTTTATATGTCAAAG AGAGCTGACCGAGAATACACCATGAATCTTTTCTCCCTCATTTATAATATTAGAAGGGCGATGGAGCTACATGAAGTATTGTCAAAAAGAGATCAGAGTCCAGCAGAGCTAATTATTGGGAAATTTGTTGGAATAAAG GCCTTTCAAGATTATTACGATGGAGAAAGCATTGCTCAAAATGGATTGGAACTATTTGTCACTTCTATTTCTAAGATATTTGATTCCTTACAGGCAGCTTATCAAG GCCAAATTTGTGGAGTCATTGTCCTGGGTGGACCCACTACCTCAAAGTTGGAAACTATGTTCCATGTGAAAATAGCATCAAGAGCATCTACCCGTTGGTTGGAGGAAACAGAAGCCTCAGCCGATCCCAGCAAAATCGCAGAAGTGGTCTTTGTTAGGAAGACGTTAGCTTGGATAACAGGAATAATACTTCTCATTGCCACTCTGTTCGGG ATCTATTTTCTCATGAACATGCCACTCACCAAGGACACCCTCCTGTACGCTAATGTCAAGCTTGACTAA